A region of Cucumis melo cultivar AY chromosome 2, USDA_Cmelo_AY_1.0, whole genome shotgun sequence DNA encodes the following proteins:
- the LOC103492179 gene encoding isoaspartyl peptidase/L-asparaginase, whose protein sequence is MGWAIALHGGAGDIPLSLPSDRRQPREETLRRCLQIGVQALKSQKPPLDVVELVVRELENCPHFNAGRGSVLTTKGTVEMEASIMDSTKRCGAVSGLTTVVNPISLARLVMEKTPHIYLAFDGAETFAREQGVETIDSSYFITPQNIERLQQAKEANRVQIDYTQPLPQATEQETENSNGDSQIGTVGCVAVDNHGNLASATSTGGLVNKMVGRIGDTPVIGAGTYANHLCAISATGKGEAIIRSTVARDVAALMEFKGLSLEEAAASVVESVPKGNVGLIAVSASGEVAMPFNTTGMFRACATEDGYSEISIWSSKHD, encoded by the exons ATGGGATGGGCAATTGCTCTTCACGGCGGCGCCGGCGACATTCCCCTCTCGTTACCATCCGACCGCCGCCAACCACGAGAGGAAACCCTCCGCCGTTGCCTGCAAATTGGCGTTCAAGCTCTCAAATCTCAGAAGCCTCCTTTGGATGTTGTTGAACTTGTG GTACGAGAACTCGAAAACTGTCCACATTTCAATGCAGGTAGAGGGTCTGTCTTAACAACCAAGGGAACCGTAGAAATGGAAGCTAGCATCATGGACAGTACGAAGAGATGTGGAGCTGTTTCGGGTCTCACCACTGTCGTTAATCCCATATCTTTAGCTAGACTTGTTATGGAGAAAACTCCTCATATATATCTGGCATTTGATGGAGCTGAAACTTTTGCAAGGGAACAG GGAGTGGAGACCATTGATTCAAGCTACTTTATCACACCACAGAACATTGAAAGGCTACAACAAGCTAAAGAGGCAAACCGAGTGCAG ATTGATTATACGCAACCACTTCCACAAGCCACAGAACAAGAAACTGAGAATTCAAATGGTGATAGTCAAATAGGAACTGTTGGATGTGTGGCTGTTGATAACCATGGAAATTTAGCTTCAGCAACTTCCACTGGTGGATTAGTGAACAAAATGGTTGGTAGGATTGGTGACACTCCGGTAATAGGAGCCGGCACATATGCTAACCATCTCTGTGCAATTTCTGCCACTGGAAAGGGCGAAGCCATCATACGTAGTACCGTGGCGAGGGATGTGGCAGCTCTAATGGAGTTCAAGGGCCTGTCTCTAGAAGAAGCAGCTGCCTCTGTTGTTGAAAGTGTTCCTAAAGGCAATGTTGGTTTGATCGCCGTATCTGCCTCTGGTGAAGTTGCGATGCCTTTTAATACGACTGGAATGTTTCGAGCTTGTGCAACTGAAGATGGGTATTCAGAGATTTCCATATGGTCTTCTAAACATGATTGA